From Pseudomonas arsenicoxydans:
CTGGGTGTAAACTTTTTGAGAAAGAGGTGAAACATGGTGCATGGCGACCTGAATTTCCTTCGTAGAAAGTCCCCCTTTCTCTAGCCTCTGACCATAGGCGTGCCGATGGCCGTGGGGGGATGTCCCTAAATCTTTCACCGGATCCAGCCCAATGCGTCGAATGGCGCTCGAATGGTTTTTACTGAAGCTTCCCACGCCAACGGGCTCTCCGTCCTGCGTAACAAAAAGGTAAGGATGGTTTAGCGAAAAAGGACGCACCTGTTGAAGATACATACGATACAACGATAGGAACAACTCGCCGATTGACTGAGGAAACCAGAACACCTCAAAGGCATTGCGTGCTCGGTGGGTCAGCAGGGAATTCTTCCAACCGGCATGTCTTTTCCCTGTCGCCTCGGTTAACGGTCGCCGGTTGTACTTAAGCTGCAGGTAGTCCGCTCTTGTGCTGGAAATGATCCTTCCGGATATAGGGTCCGGGTGTTCATAGATGCCATCGGATGGATGATGGACCAGAACCCGAGCAGCTTGGGGATTGGAGGGGTCGATAAAAACATCATCCACCCAGAGGTGCATGGGTTCACTAACGCGCAGCCCGCCATGATGGAGGAGAATCGTTATGAGGATGTCCCGGATGTTCCACCGTAACCAGGGTGAATTTTTGGCTTGGCCGCCACTGAGCACAAAACCATCAAACAACAAGCTCTCAATATACTCTTCAGGAAATGCCGGCGCGCTATCAGCGACTATTGGGACGTCCCCTGGCAAGGCAACAGCCCGCACCACCTTAGCGCTTTCGGTGGCGGCCTCCCGGCCTTTGGTATGGTTTAGCAGCGATGCAGCTTTTGACGTATTCCAACGGCGCCAGAAGGCAATTTGCTCGGCTACAGAAGCGGGCCGGCGAAAGGGATTAATGGCTGTGGTCTTGTAGCGCTCGTGGAGCCAGTCACTTATCTCGCAGACCAGGTCCACCAATCGATTAACTCGCTGCTGCGTCCTGGAATGCCACCAGAGACCTGTGGGGTCATCGCCATCCTGAATGGTTCCATACAAGAGGGCATTAGCAAACGAATTAAGTAGCCGGCTGCGATCCCCTACCTTAGCAAACTCACAGGCCTTCACCGCCAGGAAGTCTATGAAAAGACCGGCAGCCTCGGCGTAGGTTGCCTCGGTAGAGAAGTCGAGGTTTCTGGCCTGGAAATAATGAAAAAGTGGCCAAACGGGAGTTCCGCCGGCCACGATGAGATGGATGAGTTTACCATTCCGCTCTGAATCAGCGACTACGAGACAGAGATGGGAATGTCCATGTAATGAACGCATTTTGTTGAGGCTATCCCTTCAACTGAACACCTGGCAGGAGTTCAATACCGATGCGATTAACCAGTTCACGATAGGAGATGGGCTTTGTAACGGTGGCATCATCTTTGTTTTCAACCCAGTAGGCCCAAGCTCGCTGCGCATTCGGATCATAAACCAACTTAAAGAGATGCGTAGGTACCCAGACATGCCCACGACCAATGGTCGTCACCTGTCCCTCAAAAGCCGGGCCAGTGAACACATAAACATCGCCTTGAGCACGCATGACGTAATGGCGGGTAGCCGCCTCAACCCGACGTGCCCAAACACCCCTATTATTTTCAGGCGCTTGCGGCACCATATTGGCCAGGGAAAAACTTTGGGCCATCGAACCAGATGTGGGCATATCGGCTGCGGGTGACATGTGCCCTCGATCATAACCAGAGCCTTTGTAGTCGTTCAGCGAGGCTCGCTCAGCTGAAGGCAGTCGTGCGTCTTCATAGAACTTGTTTGTGCGTTCTTCGTCCTTGGCATCGGCAAGCCGAGCGCGATTAAGTCGCTCTACCGTATAGACAGGGGTCTTGCTCTCTCCTGAATGCAGCACTGCAAAGGATTCAAAGCAGATGTCACGCAACTTGGCCTTGTTTACAACCTGAGGGACAACCTTTCCTGGGAAGTAATCACGGCACGCGTCAAATGCCGCATATGCACCTGAAGGAGCAATTGCCAAACCAACCAATAAAAAGGCTAAAAGGACTTTCTTCATACAACGACCATTAGAAGTATATAGTTACTGGGGTAATTTAAAAAAACGAACGCTCAGACAACTCTAGAGATGCAGGCTTTTTCGTATAGAAAACTACTAATTTTTAGGCAGATGGCGAGCTTATACGGCCTGCTATGAGTATTCAGTTGGGGTGAAGTACCAGATCTTCCGGTTGTTGGTGGGGTCTTGCGGCACCATGTTCGACAGCGCAAAGGATTGCGCCATCGCATGAGGACTTGGTGCATCGGCTGCCGGAGATTGATGACCACGGTCCACGGCCGGATGCTGACTACGGTAGTCGCTCAACTCTGCCCGCCCACCCTTGGG
This genomic window contains:
- a CDS encoding DNA/RNA non-specific endonuclease — translated: MKKVLLAFLLVGLAIAPSGAYAAFDACRDYFPGKVVPQVVNKAKLRDICFESFAVLHSGESKTPVYTVERLNRARLADAKDEERTNKFYEDARLPSAERASLNDYKGSGYDRGHMSPAADMPTSGSMAQSFSLANMVPQAPENNRGVWARRVEAATRHYVMRAQGDVYVFTGPAFEGQVTTIGRGHVWVPTHLFKLVYDPNAQRAWAYWVENKDDATVTKPISYRELVNRIGIELLPGVQLKG
- the gmtY gene encoding gamma-mobile-trio recombinase GmtY; the encoded protein is MRSLHGHSHLCLVVADSERNGKLIHLIVAGGTPVWPLFHYFQARNLDFSTEATYAEAAGLFIDFLAVKACEFAKVGDRSRLLNSFANALLYGTIQDGDDPTGLWWHSRTQQRVNRLVDLVCEISDWLHERYKTTAINPFRRPASVAEQIAFWRRWNTSKAASLLNHTKGREAATESAKVVRAVALPGDVPIVADSAPAFPEEYIESLLFDGFVLSGGQAKNSPWLRWNIRDILITILLHHGGLRVSEPMHLWVDDVFIDPSNPQAARVLVHHPSDGIYEHPDPISGRIISSTRADYLQLKYNRRPLTEATGKRHAGWKNSLLTHRARNAFEVFWFPQSIGELFLSLYRMYLQQVRPFSLNHPYLFVTQDGEPVGVGSFSKNHSSAIRRIGLDPVKDLGTSPHGHRHAYGQRLEKGGLSTKEIQVAMHHVSPLSQKVYTQPSAADVREAIEVATLKLAAAGLPFNSPELLLPPLK